Below is a window of Synechococcus sp. MW101C3 DNA.
CGCAACAGCCAACGCTCCCCAGCCGCGCCTGGATCCAGCCCCCTTCAACGCCGTGTTGCAAGCGGTGGTGGACGCGCAGGGGCTGGTGGACTACGACACCCTGCAGCGCGATCCGGCCCAGCTGAATCGTTACCTCAAGGAACTGGCTGCGCTCACGCCGGAGCGCTTCGGCTCCTGGCCGGAAGCCGATCAGATCGCCCTGCTGATCAACGCCTACAACGCCCTCACCCTGCGCTCGGTCATTGATCACAAACCGATCCGGCCCAGCATCAAGGACATCCCCGGCGTGTGGAAGTTCCGCCGCCACGCGCTGATGGGCCAGCAGCTCACCCTCGATGGGATCGAGCACGAGATCCTGCGGCGCGAGTACAACGAGCCCCGCATCCACGCCGCCCTCGTCTGCGCCGCCATGAGCTGTCCGCCGCTGCGAGGCGAAGCCTTCACGGGCGCGGAGCTCGACCAGCAGCTGGACGATCAGAGCAAGCGCTGGCTGGCCAGCAACGTGGGGCTGCAGATCGACCGGGCCAACAAAACCGTGGGCATCTCAAAGATCTTTGAGTGGTTCGGAGACGACTGGTCGCGCGCCGATCCCAAGGCCGCCACGGTGCCCGGCCACAAGAAGCAGAGCGCAATTCTGCGCTTCATCGCCCGCTACCGGCCGGCCGAGGATCAGAAGCTGCTACTGGGGGGCGACTACCGCCTGACGCACCTGCCCTACGACTGGAGCCTGAATCGCTCACGGCGCTGAATTGGTCGCGGAGAGAATGCGTGTGCAGGTGATAGCGCTTATGAGTTGAAGAGCATTAGGCCTTGCGCAAAATGTCTCTTGCAGGTGGCAAAACGACCACAGGATATGTATCGTTGCGAACAGACGTTCTCTGACCTGCGAACCAATCGCGCCGCTCTCCCCTGGCCAACCAAAGCCCTTGAATCATCTGCTTGATGGGATGACCTTGGTGCGTTTCGCCCTACGGTTTGCAGAAGGGCAAGGCCAAGCCGGGGTGGTTTGCAGAACTGTCGAAGAACAAGTTAGCCGAAAGTTCTGGAGATGGCAGGGGTCTTCTCCTATCTCGCCTTAATGAATAATTCTGGCGATCACCCAGCGGCAAAACCAAATCCTGCTATGATTCCGAAAATGGCGATTCCTATGGCAACTCAAAACGAGCAAGGCGGTCAAACATTTACCCTCTATTTTGTTGAGAACATACGAAAAAATCTTACTCGACGCGGCATGGCAAGGCGCAGGCTGGCAAACAAGCGTCCAGCCGCAATCCAAGCTCTCATGACTATCAACAAGAGCAATTCGGAAATTCAACGCGATCTCCAAAGTGCATTCACTAAAATAGCTCATGAACATAAGTGACGTCGATGCCACTGCAGAGGAAAACTCTTATAATCCTATTTACGAAAAGCTTGTCGAGTCAGGAGACGACATTAATGGCATGATTGCCTATGCTCTTTATAAACGTGAGAAGATCGAGTTTATTCGAGGTTCTCTTTCCAAGTACGGCAGGCCTCCGAACGAAGCAGAGCGAGAGTCTTTTCATCTATCTTCTAATACTGATGCTAGGCTCAATGCCTACAGAATTCAAGCCGGCGTAATTGCAAGGGAGTTTCTAGAGATATCTCTTGAGGAGAAGGTCAAAGAGATTGAGGACAAATGGCAAGAGGGTTATTTGCAAGGCCAGATTGGCTCCGACCTGAAAGAGCTTAAAAGATTTGGGCCTGGCGTTCTTCAAGGAGTTGTATCTTCGTGGATTTTTTCTTTCTCGGTTGCATTGGTATTGCTTGCGGCAGTGGTTATCCGTGTCGGCCCCGGTGATGTGTTTAATGAGGTATTACGCATGATAAAGAATGAGCCTAGTAAGCCTGAAAAGCAGTCTCAGGCCTTCAAAGAGCCCCGCAAGTAGACTCCTTGCGGATTACGGCTAACATCAAGATACAGCGGGCGGGAACACTAATCTGCCCACGAGCCCGTGGTCTTCAGCCCGCCGCTGATCTTGAGCGTTAGAGAGATGGGGCACAGGCTGCCGTGCGAAGGAGTGGTATAGTCTGCGTATAGCCGCAGCTGGGGCATGCAGACGAAGGTTCAGAAATGGGGTAACAGCCTGGGCGTGAGGATTCCACGCGGCTTGGCTGAGGAGGTTGGCCTAGGGGCTGGTACTGAGGTCAGCCTCACAGCGAAGGACGGTGAACTGGTGCTGAGGCCCGCCGTTCCAAGCCGGCTCAGGCTTGCGGATCTTCTGGCGGGCGTCACGCCCGAGAACATCCACGCCTCCATTGATACGGGGGATGCCGTAGGGACCGAAGCATTCTGATGTCCTCCTACGTGCCCGATCGTGGTGATCTGGTGTGGCTGGAGTTCACACCACACGCCGGAAGTGAACAGCGTGGAAGAAGACCAGCACTTGTTCTATCTCCAAAGTCCTACAATGGAAAAGTCGGTCTGGCCTTGTTCTGTCCTGTGACGTCAAAGGTCAAGGGATACCCATTCGAAGTGAAGCTCCCTGATGGATATACCGTCAGTGGAGTTGTTCTGTCAGATCAGCTGAAGAGCCTTGACTGGCGATCCAGGAATGTGAAGTTCATTGAGCGGACTTCCTCAGATGTAATGGAGATGGTAACTGCGAGGGTGTTACCGCTTCTTGAGCCTGACACTCCTGCCACTCTCTAACACCGCCATGCACCTGAGCCGCCGCCGCAAGGTCATCTTCTTCGCCGAGCATTCTTTGCGGCCAGGTGATGGCGAGCGTTAGGCAGATACGAGGCAGCAATCCCGTCTTGCAATCGCCAGGTCACTGCCATAGCCGGGTGACCTTGAGGACCCTACACTAGGGGCATATGGACTTTTGTTGAATCAATGATTAAAGACAGGGCAAGGATAGGCGTCGCTATTGCTCTCTTCTTCACGTTGGTGGTATACCACATATTTTCCGTCGTTGGCCAGCTGGGCGAAGCCAACCATTTGCCAACAAGTATAATGAAGCTGTATCAGATTGCTGCGCTCATGCCAACAGCTCTCTTCTTCGTATGGGCAATAGATGCTAATTTCTTGATTCGTGGCGTATTGCGAAATAACTATATTGGGGGCGTTTATAAGGGGAAGTCGGAAGACTATGGCAAATGCTCGGGCAGCGCTCCTCCGGACAGAAGCGACCACATTGAGGAGTTTAGAATTTCACAGACACTCTTCTCTGTAACTCTTTCCGGTTGCTCGTATCTGGCCGACGGAGCCAAGAAACTCGTGGCAAGCTACAAAGGAGAGCAATTCAAGTGGGATCGCGGGAATGCCGTTTTTGCAATAGAAATGACAACTGACACAACTGAGTATGGAGTTCTTGAGATCAGCTTCCATAATGAAAGCGCAGATGGAGTGTACTGGTCTACAAATCCATCGACACGGATTCCAGCCAGATTTACTGTGACGAGAGTAAGCTAGGTCTGCGAATGTATGAGTGATCTGAATGACCCCATTGATTCCTGCCTAACCATGCCATGCACCTGAGCCGCCGCCGGGGCTTAATCTCAAGGGCCAATCACTCTTTGCGGCCAGGTGATGGCAAACGGTATCCATATCTAGTATCCCTGCTCACCGAGTTCTTGGTCAATCAACGGAGACAGTTCTCTGCTTACGGAAAGCGGAGTTTCAGCCGGACACTCTGGAAATATTGGCATTTAAAGCAACTTCCTTGTCGTACGGCCATCTTTGCCATGGATTGGCTACCGAGTGAGGATGATCAACAGAAAGACAACAAAAGCGAGGATCGCAAACGAAGTAACGGGGTAAGCTCTAAACCCTTGAAGAATAAAGAACGGCCAGAAGAATGGGAAAAAGATCGCTAGACCGCCAAAGACCCCCCAGA
It encodes the following:
- a CDS encoding DUF547 domain-containing protein, with the translated sequence MTEPNRPLSGKPLVCFRASMASLRWRVPSLALCGVLLLSAAGCGGGPAAQILRQSSGSATANAPQPRLDPAPFNAVLQAVVDAQGLVDYDTLQRDPAQLNRYLKELAALTPERFGSWPEADQIALLINAYNALTLRSVIDHKPIRPSIKDIPGVWKFRRHALMGQQLTLDGIEHEILRREYNEPRIHAALVCAAMSCPPLRGEAFTGAELDQQLDDQSKRWLASNVGLQIDRANKTVGISKIFEWFGDDWSRADPKAATVPGHKKQSAILRFIARYRPAEDQKLLLGGDYRLTHLPYDWSLNRSRR
- a CDS encoding AbrB/MazE/SpoVT family DNA-binding domain-containing protein yields the protein MQTKVQKWGNSLGVRIPRGLAEEVGLGAGTEVSLTAKDGELVLRPAVPSRLRLADLLAGVTPENIHASIDTGDAVGTEAF
- the mazF gene encoding endoribonuclease MazF is translated as MSSYVPDRGDLVWLEFTPHAGSEQRGRRPALVLSPKSYNGKVGLALFCPVTSKVKGYPFEVKLPDGYTVSGVVLSDQLKSLDWRSRNVKFIERTSSDVMEMVTARVLPLLEPDTPATL